The following proteins are encoded in a genomic region of Amblyraja radiata isolate CabotCenter1 chromosome 37, sAmbRad1.1.pri, whole genome shotgun sequence:
- the tmem72 gene encoding transmembrane protein 72, with translation MAMARVWDLLDRTCRILGIVTAAVLLGVGTHTAVEGQFTKLAVYLLFAAAVLILLEGPYFIDIVLGHHCPSVYQKSNNKMWTLWEKALRPNGFQKFLTFIFLSVACFLHPVLIWHATIPGTMLIVSGLAYFVLSLRKTFQTKVAEAMGRGCCPGQYVTAIVLSEAGQREQMYSFQQHSAKKRLSLINHLRNIFKVNTERPPASEPTRTSQHKMTRTPTGTTANAGPLCEEGVIKMVLSEAGDLEEPGPDETTSDKVLIISK, from the exons TTCTCCTGGGAGTTGGCACTCACACTGCAGTGGAAGGGCAGTTCACAAAGCTTGCTGTTTACTTGCT ATTTGCAGCAGCAGTACTGATCCTTCTGGAGGGCCCATATTTCATTGACATTGTGCTTGGTCATCACTGCCC CTCTGTCTACCAGAAATCAAACAACAAGATGTGGACTCTCTGGGAGAAAGCCCTCAGACCCAATGGATTTCAGAAGTTCCTGACGTTCATCTTTCTGTCGGTGGCTTGCTTCTTGCACCCTGTTCTCATTTGGCACGCCACGATTCCAG GCACCATGTTGATAGTGAGCGGTCTCGCATACTTTGTGCTTAGCCTGAGGAAAACATTTCAGACGAAGGTTGCAGAGGCGATGGGGAGAGGGTGCTGCCCCGGACAATACGTCACTGCGATAGTTCTGTCAGAGGCCGGCCAGAGGGAGCAGATGTACAGCTTCCAACAGCACTCTGCAAAGAAGAGACTCTCCCTGATAAACCACCTGCGAAATATCTTCAAAGTCAACACAGAAAGACCTCCAGCCAGTGAACCGACAAGGACCTCTCAGCACAAGATGACCAGAACTCCCACTGGGACCACAGCGAACGCAGGCCCATTGTGTGAGGAAGGTGTTATTAAAATGGTCCTGTCTGAGGCTGGAGATCTGGAGGAGCCTGGTCcagatgagaccacatctgataAAGTACTGATCATCTCCAAGTGA